From a region of the Primulina eburnea isolate SZY01 chromosome 7, ASM2296580v1, whole genome shotgun sequence genome:
- the LOC140835860 gene encoding uncharacterized protein: MARQSCKTTSDELWMIVNQRPLRFSKMEYALITGLDCSEDFPEVGETMQFRDRHFCGNENVYIEEVATKLMEMRKTPERTINLEKLKLACLYFGAAVLWPVRQKTVPQVDNMLLSLVEDLDLFNKYPWGTIAYNEVLKSIKRDLTSIKLKKKKKNEKIVEYGAFTLNGFVHPLQILAYECIPGIAKKFAKRRDRYNMILPRMCGWISNDWHVKSSAKYNEVVQASHECLNRMVIGMLTPTELELHASYIANGHFSNSDPNLSHVLPLLSERQNVYCYADSSPENVDQPLEEQKSFEDMQSQRVDAHDKQSPPLRQEEDRPHTSTHIDPTAFVGEVPSVPNYFVQLRDYIDEKFTKLQAYVDERFTKIEEKLEEVSVQVKKQEKNPAETSRQPTSTLPEAKRQKMFDIKCVNEEVLTSEGSTSPQNGHSMIQPSKHILHSPQRFVVDEGASNAQPVGDANNNDDKKTYNNMLLTYVRVKRQIKKSSYLSSPFMELSETPPVLVSHQLGSCNGTFQPLQIAKSPKLTKALKEQIKTMKDTRQCLMAATIGLLGDCGAWVIKTIEVELARLNPYEINDKIVDSCRPYLTACTWNKDWIL; encoded by the exons ATGGCTAGACAGTCATGTAAGACTACTAGTGATGAGTTGTGGATGATTGTGAATCAAAGACCGTtgagattttcgaaaatggagTATGCACTTATAACTGGGCTTGATTGTTCAGAAGATTTTCCTGAAGTTGGAGAGACGATGCAATTTCGGGATAGACATTTTTGTGGAAATGAAAATGTATATATTGAGGAGGTGGCGACAAAGCTAATGGAAATGAGAAAAACACCTGAACGCACTATAAATTTGGAAAAATTGAAGTTAGCATGTTTGTACTTTGGTGCTGCTGTTCTGTGGCCAGTTCGACAAAAGACGGTTCCTCAAGTTGACAACATGCTTTTAAGTTTAGTGGaggatttggatttgtttaACAAATATCCTTGGGGTACGATAGCTTATAACGAAGTTCTTAAAAGTATAAAGCGAGATTTAACTTCAATcaaattgaagaaaaagaagaagaacgAAAAGATTGTCGAATATGGAGCATTTACTTTGAACGGATTTGTTCATCCATTGCAA ATTCTTGCATATGAATGTATTCCTGGCATTGCAAAGAAGTTTGCTAAGCGAAGAGATAGATATAACATGATACTTCCGCGTATGTGTGGATGGATTTCAAATGATTGGCATGTGAAATCATCTGCAAAGTACAATGAAGTTGTTCAAGCATCACATGAGTGTTTAAATAGG ATGGTTATTGGCATGTTGACACCTACAGAGTTGGAACTACATGCCTCATACATCGCAAATGGTCACTTTTCTAATTCAGATCCTAATTTATCGCATGTTCTGCCATTGTTGTCGGAGAGACAAAATGTATACTGCTATGCAGATAGCAGTCCCGAAAACGTTGATCAACCCTTAGAAGAGCAAAAATCTTTTGAAGATATGCAAAGCCAGAGAGTAGATGCACATGACAAACAATCACCTCCACTTCGTCAAGAAGAAGATCGACCACACACCTCCACACATATTGATCCGACTGCTTTTGTTGGAGAGGTTCCCAGTGTTCCAAATTATTTTGTCCAACTTCGAGATTATATAGATGAGAAGTTTACAAAATTGCAAGCATACGTGGATGAAAGATTTACTAAGATTGAGGAGAAGCTTGAAGAGGTATCTGTCCAGGTAAAAAAACAGGAAAAAAATCCAGCAGAGACATCACGTCAACCAACTAGTACACTTCCGGAAGCAAAGAGACAAAAGATGTTTGATATCAAATGTGTTAATGAAGAAGTCTTGACATCAGAAG GTTCTACATCTCCTCAAAATGGACACTCCATGATCCAACCAAGCAAACATATATTGCACAGTCCCCAACGATTCGTAGTTGATGAAGGAGCTTCCAATGCCCAGCCAGTTGGAGATGCAAACAATAATGATGATAAGAAAACTTACAATAACATGTTATTAACCTATGTCAGGGTTAAGAGGCAAATCAAGAAGTCATCGTACTTATCGTCGCCCTTCATGGAATTGTCAGAGACGCCCCCTGTATTAGTTAGCCATCAACTTGGATCATGTAATGGCACATTTCAACCACTTCAAATAGCAAAGTCACCGAAGCTAACTAAAGCTTTGAAGGAGCAAATTAAAACAATGAAAGACACTCGTCAATGCCTAATGGCCGCAACCATTGGGTTGCT AGGTGATTGTGGTGCATGGGTGATCAAGACCATCGAGGTGGAATTAGCTCGTCTCAATCCCTATGAAATAAATGACAAGATAGTCGACTCATGTAGACCCTATTTAACAGCATGTACTTGGAATAAAGATTGGATTTTGTAG